The sequence CGGCTGCGGCAGGCCGGCGTGCGCGACGTGGTGATCCTGGAGAAGGCCGGCGACCTCGGCGGGACCTGGCGCGACAACACCTACCCGGGCGCGGCCTGCGACGTCCCGTCCCACCTGTACTCGTTCTCGTTCGAGCGCAAGATCGACTGGTCGCGCCGCTTCCCGCCGCAGGCGGAGATCCTGGAGTACCTGCGGCACTGCGCCCGCGAGCACGGCGTGCTGGAGGGGATCCGGTTCGGCACCGAGGTGACCGAGGCGCGGTTCGACGAGGACGCGGCGCTCTGGCGGATCTCCACCACGACGGGGGACCTCGCGGCGCGGGTCCTGGTCTCGGCGTGCGGGCAGCTCAACCGGCCCGAGCTGCCGCCGATCGAGGGGCGCGAGTCGTTCACGGGGCAGGCCTTCCACTCCTCCCGCTGGGACCACGGCACCGACCTGCGGGGCAAACGCGTCGCGGTGATCGGGACGGGCGCGAGCGCGGTCCAGATCGTCCCGGAGATCGCCGAAGCGGCGGCCGAGCTGCTGCTGTTCCAGCGGTCCGCGCCGTACGTGATCGACAAGCCGGACCGGCCGTACCGGGACTGGGAGCGGGCCGCGCTGCGGGCCGTGCCGGGGCTGTACGCGCTGAGCCGCGCCCGGATCTACGCGCTGTTCGAGGCCCGCGCTCTCGGCTTCATCCGGTACCCGCGGCTGATGGGGATCATGGAGCGCGGCTTCCGCCGGCACCTGGCCGAGCAGGTCGCCGACCCCGCGCTGCGCGCCGAGCTCGTCCCCGGATACCGGATGGGGTGCAAGCGGATCCTGCTGTCCGGCGACTACTATCCGGCGCTGAACAGGCCGAACGTGCGGCTCGTCACCGACCCGATCGAGCGCGTCACCCCGGCGGGCATCCGGACGGCGGGCGGCGAGCACGAAGCCGACGTCATCGTGTACGCGACCGGGTTCCGCTCCACCGAGTTCCTGTCCCCCATGAAGATCGTCGGACGGGACGGGCGGGAGCTGAACGAGGCGTGGCGGGACGGCGCGCAGGCGCACCTCGGCATCACCGTCAGCGGCTTCCCCAACCTGTTCCTGCTGTACGGGCCCTACACCAACCTCGGGCACAACTCGATCATCTACATGCTGGAGTCGCAGTTCCGGTACGTCCTCGGGTGCGTGGAGGCGCTGCGCGGCGCGGGCCTGGACTGGATCGACGTGCGGCCGGACGTGCAGGACGCGTTCACCCGGGAGATGCAGGAGCGGATGCGCTCGACCGTCTGGGAGGCGGGCTGCCGGAGCTGGTACATGACGGCGGGCGGGAAGGTCGTCAACAACTGGCCGGGCTACACCTTCGCCTACCGCCGCGCGACCCGCCGCCCCGACCCGCGGCATTTCCGCGCGCGGCGTGCCGCCGCCCGGTAGCGGCCGCGGCCTAGGCTCGGTCCCATGCCGACCGCCTACATCACCGGTGCGACCGCGGGGATCGGTGCCGCCTTCGCCCGCCGCCTCGCCTCCGACGGGTTCGACCTGGTCCTGCTGGCCCGCGACGCCGAGCGGCTGGAGCGGACCGCCGGCGACCTGCGCGCGACCTACGGCGTGCGCGCCGAGACCCTGCCCGCCGACCTGTCCACCGACGAGGGGCTGGCCGCGGCCGAGGAGCGCGCCCGCAAGGACGTCGACCTGCTGGTCAACAACGCCGGGTTCGGCAACAGGGGCGTGTTCCTGGACGTCCCGGTGTCGGACGAGCTGACCATGCTGCGCGTGCACTGCGAGGCCGTCCTGCGGCTCACGCACGCCGTCCTCCCGGGGATGCTGGCGCGCGGCCGCGGCGGCGTCGTCAACGTCTCGTCGGTCGCGGCGTTCGCGACGCGCGGCACCTACGGGGCGTCCAAGGCGTGGGTCGTGAACTTCAGCCAGGGCGTCGCCGCCGACATCCGGAAGCGGTCGCGGGGCCGCGTCCGGGTGATGGCGCTCTGCCCCGGGTACGTGCACACCGAGTTCCACGACCGCGCCCAGATGGACATGTCCGGCGTCCCGGACTTCATGTGGCTGGACAAGGACGACGTCGTGGCCGCCGCCCTGCGCGACCTGCGCCGCGGCGTGCAGGTCAGCGTCCCCGGGGCGCAGTACAAGGCCGTCGTCGGGGTCACGCGGCTGCTGCCGCGCGGGCTCGTCTCCCGCCTGTCGTCCACCACCGGCCGTCAATACGATTGATCATGTAGTCAGGGGTCACGGCCTTGTCACAGGCGGTGCGAGAAGGCATCGTGGCGGGGCGAGTCGCTTCGAGGCGCGCCGGACGACTCATCCCGCCCCCGTCCGCCGAAGGGTCTTTCCCGATGGGTCACGACCTGGGCTACGCCGCCCTCGCCCTGCTCGCCACCACCGTCTACTACATCGCCTTCCTCGTCTTCCGCGTCTCCGCGCGCCGGATGGAGCCGCTGCGGGGCAGCCGCCCGTTCCGCGTCGCCCGGCTCATGCTGACCGACCCGGTCTGGCTGGGCGGCGGCCTGCTGCTGTTCCTCGGCCTCGGCTACGAGGTCGTCGCGTTCTCCGCACTGCCGCTCGCCGTCGCGCAGCCCGTCTTCGCCCTCGGCCTGGTGCTCCTCGTCGCCTTCGCGGTGAGGTTCCTCGGCGAGCGGCTGAGCCTGCGCGAGTGGGCGAGCGTCGCGCTGTTCGTCCTCGCCACCGGGCTGATCGGGCTGTCGGCCACGAGCGAGGGCGAGCTGCGCGCCGACGCCACCCTCACCGGGACCCTCGCCCGGCCCTGGACGATGCTCGCCGTGTGCGCCCCGGCGGTGGTCGTCGCGGCCCTGGTGTGGCTGGTCGGCGACCGCCGCGCGGGCGGGCGGCACGCCCGCAGGCTCGCCGGGGTCGCCTACGGCATCGGCGCCGGGGCCTG is a genomic window of Actinomadura citrea containing:
- a CDS encoding flavin-containing monooxygenase, with protein sequence MRFGTAMTHSVVIIGSGFGGIGMAIRLRQAGVRDVVILEKAGDLGGTWRDNTYPGAACDVPSHLYSFSFERKIDWSRRFPPQAEILEYLRHCAREHGVLEGIRFGTEVTEARFDEDAALWRISTTTGDLAARVLVSACGQLNRPELPPIEGRESFTGQAFHSSRWDHGTDLRGKRVAVIGTGASAVQIVPEIAEAAAELLLFQRSAPYVIDKPDRPYRDWERAALRAVPGLYALSRARIYALFEARALGFIRYPRLMGIMERGFRRHLAEQVADPALRAELVPGYRMGCKRILLSGDYYPALNRPNVRLVTDPIERVTPAGIRTAGGEHEADVIVYATGFRSTEFLSPMKIVGRDGRELNEAWRDGAQAHLGITVSGFPNLFLLYGPYTNLGHNSIIYMLESQFRYVLGCVEALRGAGLDWIDVRPDVQDAFTREMQERMRSTVWEAGCRSWYMTAGGKVVNNWPGYTFAYRRATRRPDPRHFRARRAAAR
- a CDS encoding DMT family transporter; amino-acid sequence: MGHDLGYAALALLATTVYYIAFLVFRVSARRMEPLRGSRPFRVARLMLTDPVWLGGGLLLFLGLGYEVVAFSALPLAVAQPVFALGLVLLVAFAVRFLGERLSLREWASVALFVLATGLIGLSATSEGELRADATLTGTLARPWTMLAVCAPAVVVAALVWLVGDRRAGGRHARRLAGVAYGIGAGACAGLAEAGIRGISILYQDTGSARAVLESPYPYLTIGLAAIALGQLQVALQRCRIAVVAVVLTVIGRTYLVLSSTVLFGEQWPRDTAPFALRAGGFALALAALALFPRYEEPAVRAHRAAAGKRVRAAP
- a CDS encoding SDR family NAD(P)-dependent oxidoreductase; its protein translation is MPTAYITGATAGIGAAFARRLASDGFDLVLLARDAERLERTAGDLRATYGVRAETLPADLSTDEGLAAAEERARKDVDLLVNNAGFGNRGVFLDVPVSDELTMLRVHCEAVLRLTHAVLPGMLARGRGGVVNVSSVAAFATRGTYGASKAWVVNFSQGVAADIRKRSRGRVRVMALCPGYVHTEFHDRAQMDMSGVPDFMWLDKDDVVAAALRDLRRGVQVSVPGAQYKAVVGVTRLLPRGLVSRLSSTTGRQYD